In the Xanthobacteraceae bacterium genome, GTCGAGCACCGCGTTGGCCATGCCGACATCGTTGCCATCGAGGAAGGCAGCCGCGACATCGACGTATTCGCTCACCACCGCGCGTACCGGAATGTCCTTCCGGTGAAACAACTCATAGGCCCCTGCCCGCAACGTCGCGCGCAGTACGGACTCGATGCGCTTCAGGGGCCAGCCGTCGTTCAGCGTATTGTCGACCAGCGGATCAAGCGTGACCTGCTCGCGCACCACGCCTTCCACTACATCGCGAAAGTGTTTTTCTTCGGCCTCGGCGTAACGCTCGCCTTCGATCTCGCGTCCGATCCAGAAACGCTCGAAATCGCTCAGCACGTCGTTCAGCGGCGTGCCGGCAATGTCCATCTGGTAGAGCGCCT is a window encoding:
- the nusB gene encoding transcription antitermination factor NusB, producing the protein MSRAGLQERSAARLAAVQALYQMDIAGTPLNDVLSDFERFWIGREIEGERYAEAEEKHFRDVVEGVVREQVTLDPLVDNTLNDGWPLKRIESVLRATLRAGAYELFHRKDIPVRAVVSEYVDVAAAFLDGNDVGMANAVLDVIARKARPDDFNARS